From the Scatophagus argus isolate fScaArg1 chromosome 21, fScaArg1.pri, whole genome shotgun sequence genome, one window contains:
- the ankrd22 gene encoding ankyrin repeat domain-containing protein 22 isoform X2 — MCPGVFVLADMGLVYSEPACQTAYDGDVHQLYHLLREDPTHLNVQEEHSGDTPLIAACRRGNLRVVQYLLENGADVHLTNKQRTCLHYVSRRTFSLLDYLMISILMPILLLGYFLMLQKQRQNVALMRAVLSSTVNIDAVDYKGNTALHYVCQRKSHRLVPLLLERNSNTNIQNNDGETPLDIATRLNFKRIVNMLKKTH; from the exons ATGTGTCCAGGTGTGTTCGTGCTGGCGGATATGGGGCTGGTGTACTCGGAG CCAGCCTGTCAGACTGCTTATGACGGAGACGTCCATCAGTTGTATCACCTCCTGAGAGAAGATCCCACCCACCTGAATGTTCAGGAGGAGCACTCGGGGGACACGCCCCTCATTGCAGCCTGTCGCCGTGGCAACCTAAGGGTGGTGCAGTACCTGCTGGAGAACGGGGCTGACGTCCACCTGACCAACAAG CAGAGGACATGTCTTCACTATGTGTCCAGGAGGACTTTCTCTCTGCTCGATTACCTGATGATCTCCATCCTGATGCCCATCCTGCTGCTCGGTTACTTCCTCATG ttaCAGAAACAGAGGCAGAACGTGGCTTTGATGCGGGCGGTGCTGAGCAGCACAGTGAACATTGATGCTGTTGACTAC aagGGGAACACAGCTCTGCATTATGTCTGTCAGAGGAAAAGTCATCGTTTGGttcctctgctgctggaaaGAAACAGCAACACCAACATCCAAAACAAC GACGGAGAAACACCGCTGGACATCGCCACCAGGCTCAATTTCAAGAGGATCGTCAACATGCTGAAGAAGACGCATTGA
- the ankrd22 gene encoding ankyrin repeat domain-containing protein 22 isoform X1: protein MCPGVFVLADMGLVYSEPACQTAYDGDVHQLYHLLREDPTHLNVQEEHSGDTPLIAACRRGNLRVVQYLLENGADVHLTNKKQRTCLHYVSRRTFSLLDYLMISILMPILLLGYFLMLQKQRQNVALMRAVLSSTVNIDAVDYKGNTALHYVCQRKSHRLVPLLLERNSNTNIQNNDGETPLDIATRLNFKRIVNMLKKTH from the exons ATGTGTCCAGGTGTGTTCGTGCTGGCGGATATGGGGCTGGTGTACTCGGAG CCAGCCTGTCAGACTGCTTATGACGGAGACGTCCATCAGTTGTATCACCTCCTGAGAGAAGATCCCACCCACCTGAATGTTCAGGAGGAGCACTCGGGGGACACGCCCCTCATTGCAGCCTGTCGCCGTGGCAACCTAAGGGTGGTGCAGTACCTGCTGGAGAACGGGGCTGACGTCCACCTGACCAACAAG AAGCAGAGGACATGTCTTCACTATGTGTCCAGGAGGACTTTCTCTCTGCTCGATTACCTGATGATCTCCATCCTGATGCCCATCCTGCTGCTCGGTTACTTCCTCATG ttaCAGAAACAGAGGCAGAACGTGGCTTTGATGCGGGCGGTGCTGAGCAGCACAGTGAACATTGATGCTGTTGACTAC aagGGGAACACAGCTCTGCATTATGTCTGTCAGAGGAAAAGTCATCGTTTGGttcctctgctgctggaaaGAAACAGCAACACCAACATCCAAAACAAC GACGGAGAAACACCGCTGGACATCGCCACCAGGCTCAATTTCAAGAGGATCGTCAACATGCTGAAGAAGACGCATTGA